Proteins encoded within one genomic window of Amycolatopsis nigrescens CSC17Ta-90:
- a CDS encoding flavoprotein, giving the protein MTERVLYLMVTGAGPAKRVDVMIELAQDAGWSVYCIASPAAVTHFLDLAAIERLTGHPARTGYRKPGDPSLPVPDAVIVAPATYNTINKFAAGIADTYLTTQLAELSGIGVPVVVLPFVNQSLASNRPFQRSVEELRRDGVRVLLGEGAFEPHPPRGGDKVLDHYPWKLALDSATEMAAPR; this is encoded by the coding sequence GTGACCGAGCGAGTGCTCTACCTCATGGTGACCGGCGCGGGCCCGGCCAAGCGGGTCGACGTCATGATCGAGCTGGCGCAGGACGCCGGTTGGTCGGTCTACTGCATCGCCAGCCCCGCCGCCGTGACCCACTTCCTCGACCTGGCCGCGATCGAACGGCTCACCGGTCACCCGGCACGCACCGGCTACCGCAAGCCCGGCGACCCCAGCCTGCCCGTGCCCGACGCCGTCATCGTGGCACCGGCCACCTACAACACCATCAACAAGTTCGCCGCCGGTATCGCGGACACCTATCTGACCACTCAACTGGCCGAGCTGAGCGGAATTGGCGTACCCGTTGTGGTGCTGCCCTTCGTGAACCAGAGTCTCGCGAGCAACCGGCCGTTCCAACGCAGCGTCGAGGAATTGCGGCGCGATGGTGTCCGAGTCCTGCTCGGCGAGGGCGCCTTCGAGCCGCACCCGCCGCGCGGCGGCGACAAGGTCCTGGACCACTACCCCTGGAAACTCGCACTCGACTCTGCCACCGAAATGGCCGCCCCGCGGTAA